The genomic interval tcatatttacaaaattatttttaaccAATTAAAAAGAATTCAGAGCTTTATTGCGAATTTGATAGGGTAtggcatttattttataattaattgtttTGGTCGATTGTAATCATCATGTCAAGGACTTAAAGATTCAGTCTTGTAATATCCATATTCTTTTCACTTCCCGTTTTGAGTAATTATTCAACAAATTATTACCCGCTCAACGACTGCATTCGTTCAACCTGCCTATCGCAACATTCATTACCACTTCAATAAGTTTACATTAATTAATGAGCTGTAATTAAATTAACCACATCACTTGATAAGCCTTCGGGTGATggattaaaataaattaattaaaataataaataatctGGCAGCttacagcaacagcagcaacaacaaaaactattaaaaaaaGGCAACGGGAAATTGCAATTTACAACAGGCagccaaaaacaacaaagccaTCAACAATGTGAATAAAAAAAtgagtaaaaaataaaactgcaCAAACAATTTTCAGTTGAGCGGCCATGTAGAAATTTGCAATGGTGGCCAGACAACTGcggatgttgttgttgttgttgtcggttgtaaatatatacatttgttgttgcttttattgttttcgcaGTTGTTGTTGGGCGTATCAGGCACACAATGaacaagagcaacaacaactgctgCCAACATAATGAACTTACACGCAATGGGAAGCACAACAGATGCAGTCGCCCAGTTGTTCACTTGATGCCCCCACAtcacatcagcagcaactggggagaatcataataaaaaaataagtattACCTGCCTACTCCACAACAATCAGCAGGAAAATCCATCCAGCCAATTGAACATTCCATGCAGAGAGGGAAAACAGGTGTAAAGCTTCAATTAAGAACTTTGTAATTAAGGAATTAAATCTCTAACTGATAACCGTGAAATACGTACCTTAAATCCTATAGAGACACTTTTTACTCACATGTAGGAAGTTTCTGACCCTTTTGGTTAAATATCATATATGTGATTTAATTAGACCTGTCATTTCTGAAAGTGCATCCGAATCTCCGCCAGCTTTTATCATGCATTGCCGCACACTGTGACAATGATGGCCGGAAGTGTAACAGCCCCCAAAATGGAGTCTCCATTCTGGAACAGCCgtcacacacacagacacacacctgccgctcacacacacactttgaCGCACTGGCTGTGAattatgttgttgttgcatgtcACTCAAATCAGAGATTTGGTTTGCCGCTTGCCTTAATTATCGTTATTATCTTTGCTGGCTCTTCAGAATTGGCCAATGCAGCGGGAAAATCGCAGCAAAGCACGCGATGTCAAGCGACGGCcccccaccgcccacttttccaacCCACCACACTTATATTTCGAGGGAAATTGCATTCTTTGGTGCACAAACACCAACttcatacatatttattacCTCAACGCGCTTTTGTTGTATTTGCTGTTGTGCACAATAACCAAcattatacacacacaaatatatatacaggtATAATGCACTTAATTTCCTACCTGTGTCCGCCCAGAAAATCCCCACCTAGCCCCTCAGTTTTCCATCGTCGCAGCTCTGCGTGCAAgccacaaaaattaaattatattagttcataattttaaattataaaattcaaGTTGTTCGTTGAAAGTTGTGGGTGGTTGCGGGGTGTTTGGTGCGCTGAATGAGCTGGAGCACGGAAAAACTGACTTCTTGGGATTGCCCTGCGGCATCTCCATTTTCCATCCAAAGCCAGCGTGGCTGCTCCAAAtgcaatttgaaaattttagaaaatatttagaaaattAACGCAAAGTTGTGGAAATATTGTTGAGTCGTCTGGTTGGTTCGCCCAGCAAAACTTTATTCCGTTGCTTCTAAAAATATTATGCAAATTCCGTTTGAAGCTAATGCTGGGCGGAAATTGTGGGGCGGACATTTGATTAGATTCCATTTTGGGAATAGAAAATTAGCTGGGATGCTTAAAGAGGGCATTAAATTCgttttgatttggtttttatgAGGAAAAGAAGGTGACCACTTCGTTTCGAAAGATTTAAATTTTAGCTAcgatttaaaaatgtttattaaatggattttattatgtattgttattttttttataatatatttaatttttactcatttttgttattttaattataagtatgtttccttaaatattataaagTTATTTCAATGCTTAACATTATAGTCCAAATAAATACCTGACAATATGCTGCGAGTCCCAGCTGACCATTTACCTTTTCCTGTTGCTCTGGTCAAGCCAAAGTCCTTAAATCAAATTACCAGTTGACAAGGAGCTTTCTGGTCCTTGGGATCAGGGGTTTCGAGGAATGCAAATTTCAGTGGACAGGAATTTCGTGCCTTTTTGCGTCGGACACATGCCAGAAATGTCTTGAGGCCAAGAAGACGGAAGTTTGATTTGCTAATGAACTGGAGAAAGGATGTTCTGGCTGTAGCCCTTGATATCCTGGCAGCCCACAAAGTGCTCTATTGGCCAGAAAATTACATTTCATACGATGTCGTTTTGGCCATCGCATGTCTTGCATGCCGGGCACGTTTTGCGTGCCTATTGCAAAGGACATCGAGCTGGCAAAGGAGtccttttgtttgcctttcgaCGGTTCGTGTGGCTTTTGGCCCCTGCCACTCACTTGTTGCATGTGTCAAGTGGCAGAAGGATATGCCATCGATGCCCCCGGCCTTGatgtttaaattaaattttcagcGGCGACAATTTCCATCAAGTGTTTGGATAATGGCTTCATAATCCTCATCTAAGGCCGTTTCATTTGCATGCCATTGCCATAATTTTGGCTCATATATTTACTCAGCCATTTGACTCAATAATAAGCTTGATTGTTTATACTGGAGCTGACTTTTCTCCTTCCGCTGGCGAAagctttttattaaattgcaAAAGCGGCTGCCAAAtttattgcaatttttttttctaccTCTCTGCCATCTTTTAAAATCCCCCTCACAATTTTCCGACCCGCTgtctgcttttgtttttgaagtAGGAAACATTGTGAAAGTGCaaggcgaaaaaaaagaaatgtgaAGGAGAAATAACATGGGGAACTTAAGTAAACATTAATTTACATAACTTCTGTGCAAATGACGACGGTGGGCGGGCAGGCCGAAGTGGGCGGGGCCGGCTGTCGTCATCGGGCACGAAAACCGGATCCGGATCCCAAGTCCGGACGTGGGCGTCAGCGCTCTTGTAGCCCGGcgttattaaaaaatttaaagcaTGTTTTGCGGCGCAGAGGTGGGGCTCTTCCAGGGCGGGTTTTCCAATGGGTGGCCTTCATCTGGGGTCCTGGCAATATGGCTCTGCTTAGTTGTCACTGTCTGCGGCAGTGGGCGCAGGATGTTTGTGTTTGTGATCGACGGCGCACATAAGCAAACGCTCGCCTCTCAATGCCATTTTTTTCCGTGGATATCTTGGTCCTTCTGTCGTATCCTTGTGGCAGCAAACGACGCTGGTGTGTTGGAGAGAAGTGCCAGCGTCTGTTTTCAATGTTGCCAGGAGTCGTTTCTTTTATGTAGCCACTTGGTGAGAACTCAGATGGAGTGGTGATGGGGATCCGCCGTGAAAGGGAAGCTGACAGGACTCAGAAAATCTTCTATAGCTTATAGGAAATTCAGAGAGTAGAAAgggattttgattttttatatcttatataacttttaatttcataaacaaaattattaaattttcgaTAATATTATTTTCCAATTATGATAGGAAGTTAATTATAAtctttttataatatttcatTGTCTTTActgatttttgaaaattttttaatctttgttttttaaataaatataaatattgttacatTTCATTTGCAAGAACCCGAACTGCTTACAGTAAATACCCTTCACAAGAATTAATCAAGCGAGTTACAATGACAGTGCATATTATTTTCTTCTCTTATGTCCTCGCCACACTTCAGCGTAGGGAAACCCAATCCCACTTCCCACCCAGACCCATTCCCACCCCCAAATTTTCCACACCCCCTTTTCCGGCTTTGCCAATGCCGCGCAGCTTAGCGAAATTGTTTGCGAAAATACAACACAATATTCAAGAATAATGATGACATTGTTGACTCCAGTACCCGGCGCGAGTcataaaagaaagaaagaaaaaagttGTATACGATGAGAGAGGATACGGATACCCCCTCTGCATAACCGCAAGGACATCTTCCGCAGGATTAAACGCCCTAAACGCCCCGCTTTAGACATTGCAACGCCCCAACTGGGGAGAATCCGCAGGAAAGAGAGCGGAACACAAGGATGTGGGGGCGGCAGGACACAGCCGGAAAGAGACGGGGCGAAAAAAGCAAACACGATTACCATATTGTATGATATGGGGCTATATCTGAACTCGGCTATAACCGGAAGCGGGCGACTCTACTACCTCCACCACCCGGAATCCCTCGGCACACAGAGCTTggaaatataaattgaaatgaattgaAGTTATGGCATTAGACAGTTTTGAAAATAATCAGACGTTGATGTGGCCCATTAGCATTTAGAGTATGTGTTCCTTGCCTGCGAGAAAGCTAAATAAAGtgtggaaataaaaaaaaaacttttatgAATAACTAGTAAATAAGTTAAAGGTggtaacaaaaaaataaaaatatgtctTCTTTAAGATattttaatatgtatatatatatttttatataatatatgtaacTGCTTGTGTTTGTTATTTTCCAGAATGTTTGAAGCGTTGAAATATATGTCCTACTTATTATTCCTTATCTCGAAACAAAAACCCCTagattgtttaattaaaaacaacatTTGTTTGTGATGGGTCAAAGACCcgaaattttaaatatatttgtttatatacaATCTGAAGCTAAGTACTAAATTAATCCTatgaaattaataattgcTGAGAGATTCTACCAGCTGAGCTCCTCCGGCAATCCGCCAGGATACTCGCCCGTTAGACAAGCGGTGCAGTAGCCAGCCTTGAGTGGATTCACATGGGCTTTGTTCATCTGGACGGCCTTGACCAGACCCTCCACACTCAAATAGGCCAGACTATCGGCACCCACGTGATCCGCCAGCTGATCCGCGTTCAATTTATTGGCTATAAGCTCCTCACGAGTGGGTATATTGATGCCCATGTAGCAGGGATATTGCAGCGGAGGACTGGCAATGCGAATGTGCACCTCGGTGGCGCCGGCATCTCGCAGGAGTTTGATGATCGGTCCAATGGTGTTTCCCCTCACTATGGAGTCATCGACCAGCACGATGCGCTTGCCCTCCACATTTTGAGCCAGGGCGCCAAACTTTTTGGCCACGCCCAATTGTCGCAATCTCGTCGAGGGTTGGATGAACGTGCGGCCCACATAGCGATTTTTGCAGAGAACTTCTCCGAATGGCAGTCCCGACTCCCTGGCATAACCATGGGCAGCTGCTGTGCCCGATTCCGGAACCGAGCTGACCAAATCCGCATCCAAGGGAGATTCCCTGGCCAACTGGCGACCACACTGCAGGCGGGCTGAGTAAACCATCTGACCCTCGAACATGGAATCACTGCGGGCGAAGTAGACGTACTCAAAGATGCAGAATGCCATGCGTTTGTAGTCCGGTCTTTCGACGATATCCACGGTTCTATAGCCATTTCGCGACAGCTCGATGATCTCACCGGGCTCCACCTCGCGAACATATCTGGCTCCGATGGAGAGGAAGCCGCAGCTTTCACTACTGACCACCCAACCCTCGGCCAGTTGGTCATTGATATTCGCATGTCCTGCATCAACGGGCACGATTTTTCCCAAGCACAGCGGTCTATTGCCATAGGAATCTCGGACCGCGTAGATCTTATCCTTGTGCATCACGACCAGGGAGTAGGAGAGTGGAGCCAGGGTCATGAAATGGCGAATTCTGGCCGGCCAATTGGGTCCATCGTGTTCCGACACATCCTCGGGAGCACAGCACAGGGATTGGGCAATAAGCTCACTGTCACTGTGCGTGGACAGGCCCACTCCTCGCTCCAAGACCTCCCTCCTCAAGGATTCGCAGTTCACCAACTCGCCATTGTGGGCAATGGCCAATGCTCCATGGGCAGTGTGCACCACAAACGGCTGGCAGTTAACAACTTCCGAAGCTGCAGACGTGGAA from Drosophila mauritiana strain mau12 chromosome 3L, ASM438214v1, whole genome shotgun sequence carries:
- the LOC117141372 gene encoding amidophosphoribosyltransferase, with amino-acid sequence MMAQSDSGSCCAKLNKDECCQKTKDVVLSGVSPKMFPDKIYKSVQQKGEDATGMTCECGVFGAIACGDYPTQLDIAQMICLGLVALQHRGQESAGIVTSLGKSSKNFSVHKGMGMINNLFNDEAIKKLKGNLGIGHTRYSTSAASEVVNCQPFVVHTAHGALAIAHNGELVNCESLRREVLERGVGLSTHSDSELIAQSLCCAPEDVSEHDGPNWPARIRHFMTLAPLSYSLVVMHKDKIYAVRDSYGNRPLCLGKIVPVDAGHANINDQLAEGWVVSSESCGFLSIGARYVREVEPGEIIELSRNGYRTVDIVERPDYKRMAFCIFEYVYFARSDSMFEGQMVYSARLQCGRQLARESPLDADLVSSVPESGTAAAHGYARESGLPFGEVLCKNRYVGRTFIQPSTRLRQLGVAKKFGALAQNVEGKRIVLVDDSIVRGNTIGPIIKLLRDAGATEVHIRIASPPLQYPCYMGINIPTREELIANKLNADQLADHVGADSLAYLSVEGLVKAVQMNKAHVNPLKAGYCTACLTGEYPGGLPEELSW